CAGGGGGGTCCggcgggaggaaggaggaggatctGTCGGCGGGGCCCACCGGTcagtgagagagagggaaggagagagggttGGGGTGGACTGGGCTGGCGTGATGGGCTTGCTGGGccgagaagaaaagaaaagaggggagggagagatgtgggctgggctgggaagagagaagaaagaagttttcttcttttttttaacacAAACTTCATTTGAACAAAATTCGTTTGAAAACAAACTCAATTTGAATtttgggtgttacaaatcctacccccttaagaagaatctcgtcctcgagattcgaatAGATTGGAGAACAGCTGAGGGAATTCTGCCATAAGCTCATCTTCTCtttcccaagtggcttcatccTCGGAATGGTGACTCCATTGCACTTTGCACATTTTGATTATTTTGCTCCTAGTAATTCTCTGGGATGTCTCCAATATTTTGACTGGATGCTCTGAATATGTCAAATCATCTTGCACATTAAGCTCCTCCTGTGGTAACCGTTCTTCAGGCACTCTCAAACACTTTTTCAACTGAGATACATGGAACACATCATGAACATCTGACAATCGTTCAGGGAGTTCCAACTGATGTGCCACTTCACCTTTCCTTTCTAGAATCTGAAAAggaccaatataccgaggtgACAACTTTCCTTTTACCTTGAGTCTGCGGAGACCTCTGATAGGTGATACTTTAAGATACACATAATCTCCAACTTCAAATGTCAATTCCCTTCTCCGTGTATcggcataactcttctgtcgcGATTGTGCAGTCCTGAGATTATCCCGAATTATCTGAACTTGTCTTTCAGCTTCCTGAAGAATTTCTGGACCAAATACTTGACTTTCTCCTATCTGACTCCAGTACAATGGTGTTCTGCACTTTCTCCCATATAAAGCTTCAAACGGGGCCATCTTGAGACTAGCTTGATAAcaattgttataagagaattctgCATATGGCAAACTTTTATCCCAACTTCCTCCATGCTTCAAAGCACAAGCTCTTAACATATCTTCTAGAACTTGATTAGTTCTTTcagtctgaccatctgtctgcggATGATATGCAGAACTGAAATTGAGCTTTGTACCCATTGACTCATGTAACTTCTGCCAGAAACGTGATGTGAATTGAGTACCACGATCAGATACTATTTTCTTTGGAACACCATGTAGACATATGATCCGTGACATGTACAACTCTGCTAGCTTGGTTCCGGTATAAGTTGTTTTGACTGGTATGAAATGAGCAGCCTTTGTTAATCTGTCCACTataacccatatggaatcgtaGCCATCACGAGTGCGAGGTAACCctacgatgaaatccataccaatttcttcccatttccattcaggcaCTTTCAATGGTTGTAACAAACCTGCTGCCCTTTGATGTTCTGCTTTTACTCTCTGGCACACATCACACAAAGCAACGTGGGTTGCTACATCACTTTTCAAACCATACCACCAGTACTTCTCTTTcaaatcttgatacatcttaGTGCTACCAGGGTGGATGGAATAAGCTGAATCATGTGCCTCTTTCAGAATGAGTTCCCGAAGATGATCAATGTcaggcacacaaattctatttcTGAACCAAACAGTTCCTTGTTCATCTTCTGTGAAATCTGGGGCTTTGCCTAAACCAATTAAAATCTTGATTTCCTTGATTTTAGCATCTGTTAGTTGCCCTTCTCTGATCTCTTTCTCCAGTGTAGGTTCAATTTCCATGGTCATGGCCTCAGTATGATAAATGATCCCTAAGTTGAGTCGTTCCATTTCCCAACACAATTCTTGGGGCATCAAACGAGCTATAGCCATATTTGCTTGACCCTTTCGACTtagtgcatctgctacaacatttgcCTTGCCTGGATGGTACTGAATAtctagatcataatctttaatcaactctaaccatctgCGTTGTCTCAGGTTGAGATCCCTCTGAGTGAATATGTACTTCAAACTTTGATGATCAGTGAAGATCTGACATTTATTTCCGATCatataatgtctccaaatctttagtgcgtgcactacggcagctaattccaaatcatgagtaggataattctgctcatgcttTCTCAACTGTCTAGAGGCATATGCTACCACTTTGTTATCTTGCATCAACACACATTCGAGACCGAGACGTGAAGCGTCACAGTAAACATCAAACCCTTTGTGAATATTAGGCATTATCAACACCGGGCCGGTGGTTAGCCTCATTTTCAGTTCCTCAAAACAAGACTGACATGCGGCATCCCATTTGAATTCTTTCCCATTTTCCAATAGAGAAGTGAGAGGTTTCACAATCTTTGAGAATCCTTCGATAAATCTACGGTAGTAGCCTGCAAGTCCAAGGAAACTTCTAATTTCTGACACATTCTTGGGCGGATTCCAATTCAGAACATCCTGAACTTTTCTAGGGTCTACTGCAATTCCTCCATCTGAAATAACATGTCCAAGGAAGGATACTTCTCTCAGCCAAAAATCACATTTACtcaacttggcatacaactgattttCTCGAAGCTTTTGTAACAACAATCTTAAGTGTTCctcatgttcttcttcattcttggaaaataccAAGATATCATCTATAAACACAACCACAAACTTGTCGAGATACTCCATGAACATCTTGTTCATCAAATACATGAAGTATGCTGGAGCGTTTGTCAATCCAAATGACATCACCGTGAATTCATACAGACCATATCTGGTTGTGAAcgccgtcttgggaatatctgACAGTCGAATCCTTAACTTATGGTATCCCGATCTCAGATCAATTTTAGAGAAAATCATAGCACCTCTCATCTGATCAAACAAGTCCTCAATTCTGGGTAgcgggtacttattcttgatggtcaCATCATTAAGTGCTCTATAATCTACACACATTCTTCTACTGCCATCCTTTTTATCAACAAAGATGACTGGTGCTCCCCAAGGTGATGAGCTAGGATGGATAAATCCTTTCTTTAATAATTCTTCTATTTGTTTCTTTAATTCACTCAAATCCTTAACATCCATTCTATACGGCCTTTTAGAAATAGGTGCAGTGCCAGGTAAAAGATCAATACTGAACTCAATATCACGATCAGGTGGCATACCTGGTAAATCTTCCGGAAatacatcggggtattcactaACAACCTTGATGTCTTCCAAAGGCATTCCCTTCATCTGATTTACTACACAGTCTGCTATGGATAGAGGTGTTGCAATAAACTCAAACCGTTCTCCTTCTGGACTTGTGAGAAGCACTGACCTCTTGGCACACTGAATAACTGCATCAACTTTGCTTAGCCAtcccattcccagaatgacatcaatccCACTAGAATCTAGCACTATAAAGTTGGCATAGAAATCTCTGTCCATAATCTTGAAACTAATTCCAAGACATTGATACGTGGCCTTCATATTGCCCCCAGGCGAACTAACTAGCATGTGTTTTGACATAGTATGCACGGGAATACCATATTTTGCAACAAACTGAGCGGAAAATAAAGGAATGCGAtgccccagaatcaaataaaactGATGCATGAGCTGAGTGGACTAGGAACATACCAAACACAACATCCTGAGCCTCTTGAGCTGTTTCCGCAGCCACATGATTCACTCTTCCACGAACGTAGTTCTGCTGGCCTTTGTTACCCTGTGGAATCTGGTTGTTATTTctgggcggcggctgctgctgtggtTGTTGTTGATTCTGTCTATGTCCACTGTTCCTCTGGTTTTGGGGGGTCTGCGCGTTGCGCTTGGGGCAATTGTTGGCATAATGTCCCACTTCGCCACACTTGAAGCAGCCATTGGGTTGAACTGGGTTGTTGTTCCTGACCGGTGCTCCTGATGTGTTGCTCGAACGATTCTGTTGCTGACTAGGTGTGCGCTGAGTCTGCTGATTGTAACGCTGCGGTTGCTGCTGGGAGCGCCGACTTTGTTGATTCTGCTGATAGTTTCCACCTTGTCCTCCAGAACGAGACGGAAAACTCTGCGAAGAGCTGTAGCGGGGGCGGGTGTTACTACTGGACTACCCCTGAGACTGGAACTTGCGCTTCTGTTCGCCCAGTTCCTTGTGCTTGCTCTCCAAGCCTATAGCTTTATCTAGCAATGTCTGGAAGTTAGGAAAGGTGTGACTCTGCAGCTGATAGTTGAGTGGCCCTATCAAACCATCCAGAAAACGATCATGTCTCTTTGCATCGGTGTCAACATCATTAGGAGCATAACGAGACAATTGTGTTAACTTGTCCCTGTACTCACTAAATGACATACTGCCCTGCTTCagagccaagaattccttcTGTTTGAGCTTAATCACACCTGCTGGAATGTGGTGTTCACGAAAACTATTACTGAATTCCTCCCAGGTGATGGTGTTGGCATCTGCTTGTGCTACTGTATAAGCATCCCACCAATCGGCCGCAGAACCCTCCAAACGCCCTGAGGCGTACAAGACCCTTTCACAATCAGTACACTGTGTAATATCCAGCTTCTTACTAATAATTTTCAGCCAATCATCAGCATCTAGAGGATCCACTAAATGTGAATAAGTAGGAGGGTGGTGACTCATGAAGTCTCTGTGCTTGTCTCTAGGCTGCGGGGCTGCATGAGGTGCTTGTTGGTTCTGTTGTGCTTGCATGTTTGCAACAGTAGCGGTGAGGTTCTGCAAGAGTTGCATCTGAGCTGCCAAGAATTGCTCCATTGATGGATTTGGTGGTGGGGTGGCAATGGATTTTGCTGGTTAACTATGTGGGCACGCCTCGTGCTAGGAATATCTTGCCCTCCACCTGACCTGGTGTTTACCAT
The nucleotide sequence above comes from Panicum virgatum strain AP13 chromosome 3K, P.virgatum_v5, whole genome shotgun sequence. Encoded proteins:
- the LOC120701128 gene encoding uncharacterized protein LOC120701128, yielding MEQFLAAQMQLLQNLTATVANMQAQQNQQAPHAAPQPRDKHRDFMSHHPPTYSHLVDPLDADDWLKIISKKLDITQCTDCERVLYASGRLEGSAADWWDAYTVAQADANTITWEEFSNSFREHHIPAGVIKLKQKEFLALKQGSMSFSEYRDKLTQLSRYAPNDVDTDAKRHDRFLDGLIGPLNYQLQSHTFPNFQTLLDKAIGLESKHKELGEQKRKFQSQG